In one Streptomyces sp. NBC_01288 genomic region, the following are encoded:
- a CDS encoding CocE/NonD family hydrolase has translation MNLSSHLAQRLLHLPPPATRDLTVEHDLRVPMRDGAVLLADRWTPKSGPADLPTALIRIPYGRAGMIAAQLARPLAERGFQVLIQSTRGTFGSGGDFDPLRGERDDGLDTVRWLVEQPWCGDAVVLYGGSYLGFAQWSVSGQLPPQVKALIPSVSESAFTLEFLRKESFSLEATFGWGLQVAGQERRGALLHQALRLRKERRAWYTLPLNEADTAAIGRRSDYFQNTLDHDADSAFWSVLDHSSRVADLTVPVSTVGGWYDIFLPGQLRDFQALQGAGREVRLTVGPWAHISMGVGVTATAEALDFGLAHARGEKPSDRAPVRLFVMGEDTWRDFPSWPPPGYAPQRLHLHPAGALAADPPDESAPDTYRYDPADPTPAVGGVRMAVGVKSGRVDNTDLEARPDVLTYTTPALDKDVEVIGEVSAEIWFRSSLPYADVFVRLCDVDEEGRSTNVCDGLISLTDADETTCAKVRLWPTAYRFKRGHRIRVQISSGAFPRYNRNLGTGEPRATATTLRAADQQVLHTPAHPSAVILPLGQPN, from the coding sequence ATGAACCTCAGCAGCCACCTCGCCCAGCGCCTCCTGCACCTGCCCCCGCCCGCGACCCGAGACCTCACCGTCGAGCACGATCTGCGGGTCCCGATGCGCGACGGTGCCGTCCTCCTGGCCGACCGCTGGACCCCGAAATCCGGCCCCGCCGACCTCCCGACCGCTCTCATCCGCATCCCGTACGGCAGGGCGGGCATGATCGCCGCGCAGCTGGCCAGGCCGCTGGCCGAGCGAGGATTCCAGGTGCTGATCCAGAGCACCCGCGGCACCTTCGGCTCCGGCGGCGACTTCGACCCCCTCCGCGGCGAACGCGACGACGGTCTCGACACGGTGCGGTGGCTGGTCGAGCAACCCTGGTGCGGAGACGCGGTCGTGCTCTACGGCGGCAGCTATCTGGGTTTCGCCCAGTGGTCGGTGTCCGGCCAACTGCCGCCGCAGGTCAAGGCGTTGATCCCCTCGGTCTCGGAATCCGCCTTCACGCTGGAGTTCCTCCGCAAGGAGTCGTTCTCCCTGGAGGCGACCTTCGGCTGGGGCCTCCAGGTCGCGGGCCAGGAACGCCGGGGCGCGCTGCTCCACCAAGCGCTACGGCTCCGGAAGGAACGGCGCGCCTGGTACACGCTCCCGCTCAACGAGGCCGACACCGCCGCCATCGGCCGCCGCTCCGACTACTTCCAGAACACCCTCGACCACGACGCCGACTCAGCGTTCTGGTCCGTGCTCGACCACAGCTCCCGGGTCGCCGACCTCACCGTGCCGGTCAGCACGGTCGGCGGCTGGTACGACATCTTCCTGCCCGGTCAACTCCGCGACTTCCAGGCGCTACAGGGCGCGGGACGGGAGGTCCGGCTCACCGTCGGACCGTGGGCGCACATCTCCATGGGCGTCGGGGTGACGGCGACCGCCGAGGCCCTCGACTTCGGTCTGGCCCACGCCCGCGGCGAGAAGCCGTCCGACCGCGCCCCGGTGCGCCTGTTCGTGATGGGCGAGGACACCTGGCGCGACTTCCCGTCCTGGCCCCCGCCGGGCTACGCCCCGCAGCGCCTCCACCTCCACCCCGCCGGCGCCCTGGCCGCCGACCCGCCGGACGAGTCCGCCCCGGACACCTACCGCTACGACCCGGCCGACCCCACCCCGGCCGTCGGCGGCGTCCGCATGGCCGTCGGCGTCAAGTCGGGCCGCGTCGACAACACCGATCTGGAGGCCCGCCCGGACGTCCTCACCTACACAACTCCCGCCCTGGACAAGGACGTCGAGGTCATCGGCGAGGTGAGCGCCGAGATCTGGTTCCGCTCCAGCCTGCCGTACGCCGACGTGTTCGTGCGCCTCTGTGACGTGGACGAGGAGGGCCGTTCCACGAACGTCTGCGACGGTCTGATCAGCCTCACCGACGCCGACGAGACGACATGCGCGAAGGTCCGACTCTGGCCGACGGCGTACCGTTTCAAGCGCGGCCACCGCATCCGCGTCCAGATCTCCAGCGGCGCCTTCCCGCGCTACAACCGCAACCTCGGCACCGGCGAACCCCGAGCGACCGCCACCACGCTCCGCGCAGCCGACCAGCAGGTACTGCACACCCCGGCCCACCCCTCCGCGGTGATCCTGCCGCTCGGCCAACCGAACTGA
- a CDS encoding TetR/AcrR family transcriptional regulator translates to MQLEPIQESGTQDRRVRRSRAALMAAAVRLVAERGTTDIPVTDLAEAADVSRRLVYLQFGDRDTLLTEAAIDLVRRELLPRAGDGGDTSEGVAALARHFAEHRSFYRPMLTGSCAFAMTSTLNKLFGSLNRPAVHKLFGELDQQTADDLSEFIAGGAATLVNNWVIDGTDPLDPEALTNRLLRLASTLTLSHQVPAHGDHPR, encoded by the coding sequence ATGCAGCTCGAACCGATCCAGGAATCCGGCACCCAGGACAGAAGGGTCCGGCGCTCCCGCGCGGCCCTGATGGCGGCCGCGGTGCGCCTCGTGGCCGAGCGCGGCACCACGGACATCCCGGTCACCGATCTCGCCGAGGCGGCGGACGTCAGCCGCCGCCTCGTCTACCTCCAGTTCGGGGACCGCGACACCCTGCTGACGGAAGCCGCGATCGACCTGGTGCGACGGGAGCTGCTCCCCCGGGCCGGAGACGGCGGCGACACCTCCGAGGGCGTGGCCGCGCTGGCGCGGCACTTCGCGGAACACCGCTCCTTCTACCGCCCGATGCTGACCGGCTCCTGCGCCTTCGCCATGACCAGCACCCTCAACAAACTCTTCGGCTCCCTCAACAGGCCCGCCGTCCACAAGCTGTTCGGCGAGCTGGACCAGCAGACGGCGGACGACCTCTCGGAGTTCATCGCGGGCGGAGCCGCCACGCTCGTCAACAACTGGGTGATCGACGGCACGGACCCCCTCGACCCCGAGGCACTGACGAACCGTCTGCTCCGCCTCGCGTCGACCCTCACCCTCAGCCACCAAGTCCCGGCACACGGAGACCACCCCCGATGA
- a CDS encoding ArsR/SmtB family transcription factor: MARAATTSDAFNAIAEPRRREILLLLRGGERPVTDLARDLGMTQPQASKHLRVLREVGLVRVRGEGKQRLYDLDARGLRPVHEWVGGFERFWSGSFDRLDEYVQELKQARQEEGPDDGDEQ, encoded by the coding sequence ATGGCACGAGCGGCGACGACCTCGGATGCGTTCAACGCGATAGCCGAACCGCGGCGGCGGGAGATCCTGCTGCTCCTGCGGGGCGGCGAGCGGCCGGTGACCGACCTGGCGCGGGACCTGGGGATGACCCAGCCGCAGGCGTCCAAGCACCTGCGGGTGCTCCGGGAGGTCGGGCTGGTGCGGGTTCGCGGGGAGGGCAAGCAGCGGCTGTACGACCTGGACGCTCGCGGGCTGCGGCCGGTCCACGAGTGGGTGGGCGGCTTCGAGCGGTTCTGGAGCGGGAGCTTCGACCGGCTGGACGAGTACGTGCAGGAGCTGAAACAGGCAAGGCAGGAGGAGGGACCAGATGATGGCGACGAGCAGTAG
- a CDS encoding SRPBCC family protein, protein MATSSSGGDATHATVTADREVVISRVIGAPRELVFQAFTQVRHLSRWWGPEGFTTTTRSFEFRVGGAWDFVMHGPDGTDYQEWITWREIVPPERIALLHGESRDDPDAFESVLAFEPAGDETRIVMRTVFPTKELRDEAVEKYHAIEGGEQTLGNLAAYVAELARNESDLKGAES, encoded by the coding sequence ATGGCGACGAGCAGTAGCGGCGGCGATGCCACGCACGCGACCGTGACCGCGGACCGCGAGGTCGTGATCTCCCGGGTGATCGGCGCCCCGCGGGAGCTGGTGTTCCAGGCGTTCACGCAAGTCCGGCACCTGTCGCGGTGGTGGGGACCGGAGGGCTTCACCACCACGACGCGGTCCTTCGAGTTCCGCGTCGGCGGGGCCTGGGACTTCGTGATGCACGGGCCGGACGGGACCGACTACCAGGAGTGGATCACCTGGCGCGAGATCGTCCCGCCGGAGCGGATCGCGCTGCTGCACGGCGAGTCCCGCGACGACCCCGACGCCTTCGAGTCGGTCCTGGCCTTCGAACCGGCCGGCGACGAGACCCGGATCGTGATGCGCACGGTGTTCCCCACCAAGGAACTCCGCGACGAGGCCGTGGAGAAGTACCACGCGATCGAGGGCGGCGAGCAGACGCTGGGCAACCTGGCGGCCTATGTCGCCGAACTCGCCCGGAACGAGAGCGACTTGAAGGGAGCGGAGAGCTGA
- a CDS encoding dihydrofolate reductase family protein, whose protein sequence is MAGKVFFSVTMSLDGFMAPEDVPVEYVFSPEGRNDPRVHRWMAKWSELQAWVFPLRFFRENLKLGEGGEEGRDNDVARETFERTGASVMGRRMFDGGELSWPEDAPFHTPVFVLTHTGREPWERPGGTTFHFVDDGIESALDRARVAAGDRDVRIAGGAETIQQYLDSGLIDEFSIALAPVLFGAGIRLFDHVDPDRLTLNQTRTDTSSRVTHLTYTVGKR, encoded by the coding sequence ATGGCCGGGAAGGTGTTCTTCAGCGTGACGATGTCCCTGGACGGCTTCATGGCGCCGGAGGACGTGCCCGTCGAGTACGTGTTCTCGCCCGAGGGCCGGAACGACCCGAGGGTCCACCGCTGGATGGCGAAGTGGTCGGAACTACAGGCGTGGGTGTTCCCGCTGCGGTTCTTCCGGGAGAACCTCAAGCTGGGCGAGGGCGGCGAGGAGGGCCGGGACAACGACGTCGCGCGGGAGACGTTCGAGCGCACCGGTGCGAGCGTCATGGGCAGGCGCATGTTCGACGGCGGCGAGCTGTCCTGGCCCGAGGACGCGCCGTTCCACACCCCGGTGTTCGTCCTCACCCACACCGGGCGCGAGCCGTGGGAGCGGCCGGGCGGCACCACCTTCCACTTCGTCGACGACGGCATCGAGAGCGCCCTCGATCGGGCCCGCGTGGCGGCCGGTGACCGTGACGTGCGCATCGCGGGCGGCGCCGAGACGATCCAGCAGTACCTGGACAGCGGCCTGATCGACGAGTTCTCGATCGCGCTCGCGCCCGTGCTGTTCGGCGCCGGCATCCGCCTCTTCGACCACGTGGACCCCGACCGCCTCACCTTGAACCAGACCCGCACGGACACGTCGTCCCGGGTGACCCACCTGACGTACACCGTCGGCAAGCGGTAG
- a CDS encoding ester cyclase, whose protein sequence is MTVTDVSEAAKAVVRRNTEEVQGGGDYQLYDELFADDFVDHTPQPGRTSDKAGALELYKVLRAAFPDFHAVIHWQAADGNLVTTYKTYHGTHEGEFFGIAPTGKAIEFETVDAMRVVDGRITEHWGVANLFSLMEQLGARPGG, encoded by the coding sequence ATGACCGTGACCGACGTGAGCGAGGCCGCCAAAGCAGTGGTCCGGCGCAACACCGAGGAGGTCCAAGGAGGCGGCGACTACCAGCTGTACGACGAGTTGTTCGCCGACGACTTCGTCGACCACACCCCGCAGCCCGGCCGTACCTCCGACAAGGCGGGTGCCCTGGAGCTGTACAAGGTGTTGCGGGCCGCGTTCCCCGACTTCCACGCGGTGATCCACTGGCAGGCGGCCGACGGCAACCTCGTGACCACCTACAAGACCTACCATGGCACGCACGAGGGGGAGTTCTTCGGAATCGCCCCCACCGGCAAGGCGATCGAGTTCGAGACCGTCGACGCGATGCGCGTGGTCGACGGGAGGATCACCGAGCACTGGGGCGTGGCCAACCTCTTCTCCCTCATGGAGCAGTTGGGAGCCAGGCCCGGCGGCTGA
- a CDS encoding response regulator transcription factor, which yields MIRVLVADDEPLIRAGIRMILTSADDIDVVAEAANGREAVDLVRAHAVDVALLDIQMPVLDGLSALAELRRVAPAVRPLILTTFGERENVLRALSQGGAGFLLKDSAPAELIQAVRAAAAGDAYLSPAATRHVVDQLASGRAAARGEEARRRLESLSTRELEVLALLGEGLSNADAGERIHVSEATVKTYVSRILTKLRCENRVQAALLARDAGLGPS from the coding sequence GTGATCAGAGTCCTCGTCGCGGATGACGAACCCCTCATCCGGGCGGGCATCAGGATGATCCTCACCTCCGCCGACGACATCGATGTCGTGGCGGAGGCGGCCAACGGCCGTGAGGCGGTCGACCTGGTCCGCGCGCACGCCGTCGACGTGGCCCTGCTCGACATCCAGATGCCCGTGCTGGACGGGCTGTCCGCACTGGCCGAACTGCGGCGGGTGGCACCGGCCGTACGTCCGCTGATCCTGACGACGTTCGGTGAGCGGGAGAACGTGCTGCGGGCGCTGAGCCAGGGTGGCGCCGGGTTCCTGCTGAAGGACTCTGCGCCGGCCGAACTGATCCAGGCGGTACGGGCGGCCGCGGCCGGGGACGCGTATCTGTCACCGGCCGCCACGCGTCACGTGGTCGACCAGCTCGCCTCGGGCCGGGCGGCGGCGCGCGGCGAGGAGGCGCGCCGGCGCCTGGAGTCGCTCAGCACCCGGGAACTCGAAGTGCTCGCGCTGCTCGGCGAGGGCTTGTCGAACGCCGACGCGGGCGAGCGGATCCATGTGAGCGAGGCGACGGTGAAAACGTACGTCAGCCGGATCCTGACGAAGCTGCGGTGCGAGAACCGGGTCCAGGCGGCCCTGTTGGCGCGGGACGCGGGGCTGGGGCCGAGCTGA
- a CDS encoding sensor histidine kinase, which produces MNAKTMALDVRSRLGAAGMWSRRQIVGETVLAVVLALSMAVTQTGDGALRMVAVGVVAAVISLLRRAFPAGALLVTGAVAGVLGGFGFVLIVVSWSAGARIEAPRRALAFFTGAYVLYVGLSVPSPSQPLPAVQTLVFTTLAFLATGVVPGLASRNRAQRRTLMRALHEHNAQLLREREMIASHSRLRERQRIAQDMHDSLGHQLALIAVHTGALEVDRELTGGQREVVGVLREASVTAMHELREAVGILRDGTPDQLRDHETELEPQSRGVAGIDGLVDGSRGAGTVVALRRTGQARPLAPAADHAAFRIVQEALTNALKHAQGAAIAVELRYEPDSLVVEVANGPVPALTSAVRRTVVSGGQGLTGLQERARLVGGMVHAGPAADGGFRIAGVLPYGPRSPRGSESGGWPTDPGPGGATFVDAANDFRGQNEGAAPGDGGADIDWSGAPDRQKEFDIAMGRKKKGVVIGCSAAVLTFLVLGVVAVVLIVNLVGKEGDKLMLDPKVYESVKVGDSETAVRDRLPHGKSFLAGTLGDEAPAEPAGATCSSYLSTKNWPTKGGDMPAFRFCFKDGKLIEKRAFATKS; this is translated from the coding sequence GTGAATGCGAAGACGATGGCCCTCGATGTCCGGAGCCGACTGGGCGCGGCAGGCATGTGGTCCCGGCGGCAGATCGTCGGCGAGACGGTGCTGGCCGTAGTCCTGGCCCTGAGCATGGCCGTGACCCAGACGGGCGACGGCGCTCTGCGGATGGTCGCCGTCGGGGTCGTCGCCGCGGTGATCTCCCTGCTGCGGCGGGCGTTCCCCGCCGGCGCCCTGCTCGTCACCGGTGCGGTCGCCGGTGTGCTCGGTGGTTTCGGGTTCGTGCTGATCGTGGTGAGCTGGTCGGCGGGCGCGCGGATCGAGGCACCGCGCCGGGCACTCGCGTTCTTCACGGGCGCCTACGTCCTCTACGTCGGGCTGTCCGTCCCCAGTCCGTCGCAGCCGCTGCCGGCCGTACAGACGCTGGTGTTCACCACGCTCGCGTTCCTGGCGACGGGGGTCGTGCCCGGCCTGGCCAGTCGCAACCGTGCCCAACGCCGCACGCTGATGCGCGCGTTGCACGAGCACAACGCCCAGCTCCTGCGCGAGCGCGAGATGATCGCGTCCCACTCACGCCTGCGCGAACGGCAGCGCATAGCGCAGGACATGCATGACAGCCTCGGCCATCAACTGGCCCTGATCGCCGTCCACACGGGCGCGTTGGAGGTCGACCGCGAGCTGACGGGCGGGCAGCGCGAGGTGGTCGGCGTACTGCGGGAGGCGTCCGTGACCGCGATGCACGAACTGCGGGAGGCGGTCGGCATCCTGCGTGACGGCACCCCCGATCAACTGCGGGACCACGAAACCGAGTTGGAGCCCCAGTCGCGGGGCGTGGCGGGGATCGACGGCCTCGTGGACGGATCGCGCGGCGCGGGGACGGTCGTGGCGCTGCGGCGTACGGGCCAGGCACGTCCGCTGGCTCCCGCCGCCGACCACGCGGCGTTCCGGATCGTGCAGGAGGCGCTGACCAATGCCCTGAAGCACGCGCAGGGCGCCGCGATCGCCGTCGAACTGCGTTACGAGCCGGACTCCTTGGTCGTCGAGGTCGCCAACGGGCCGGTACCCGCGCTGACTTCGGCCGTACGGCGGACCGTGGTGAGCGGCGGGCAGGGGCTGACGGGGCTTCAGGAACGGGCCCGGCTGGTCGGCGGCATGGTGCACGCGGGGCCCGCGGCGGACGGCGGGTTCCGCATCGCGGGCGTGCTGCCCTACGGTCCCCGCTCGCCGCGTGGGTCGGAGAGCGGCGGGTGGCCGACGGACCCGGGGCCGGGCGGAGCGACCTTCGTCGATGCGGCGAACGACTTCCGGGGGCAGAACGAGGGGGCGGCGCCCGGCGACGGTGGTGCGGACATCGACTGGTCCGGTGCGCCGGACAGGCAGAAGGAGTTCGACATCGCCATGGGACGCAAGAAGAAGGGCGTCGTGATCGGATGCAGCGCCGCAGTGCTGACCTTCCTGGTTCTCGGGGTGGTCGCCGTCGTGCTGATCGTCAACCTGGTGGGGAAGGAGGGCGACAAGCTCATGCTCGATCCGAAGGTCTACGAGTCGGTGAAGGTCGGGGATTCCGAGACGGCCGTACGGGACAGGCTGCCGCACGGAAAGTCGTTCCTGGCCGGGACCTTGGGTGACGAGGCGCCCGCCGAGCCGGCGGGGGCGACCTGCTCGTCGTATCTCTCCACGAAGAACTGGCCGACCAAGGGAGGGGACATGCCCGCCTTCCGCTTCTGCTTCAAGGACGGCAAACTGATCGAGAAGCGGGCCTTCGCGACCAAGTCGTAG
- a CDS encoding alpha-L-rhamnosidase-related protein: MASNSTPDKGISRRVALAAAGTVGLTAASLSTGLPTAEALPAEGASGSLTSNPPRRSGGWHRYVQGPSSRTVRPVRITTSTGDVKNPDALLKPGGARSVLRRPQPAAAPTWPAGTTAEASSAHAGNNGNDGQPRTYDATNAVDGNPDTFWNDDTLGVFPDVLTITAPQVTTLQGITVISNSDGVPTDYTVDVWTDGDWHTAATVTGNDAVQKAVPFTAKVSTDRVRITVTHAQDTSHGDFTRINEVWPAPVEPVPIPTVTVDFGKVVVGYPQIRFTSASTNSPGVRVAFSETRQFLTDRSDFTRADQAGGAGGGTDQFAVPAKGANWVDHKGFQAGDKVFADGLHGFRYLKISLDALASDSPAAQPWGTVEIDSVALQFTAYVGTPSTYRGWFLCSDDELNRYWYGAAYTNELVTDTFRQDDVDPRNAWSATLEGKLVLQDGAKRDRDPYVGDLAVSARTLYLTHDDAAAAARNVLADLADHQRADGWIPPASIGNYTLPLFDYPLYWVTCSWDYVLYTGDRQYATRYYPTLLKVLDTWYPSVTDGAGLLSKGLNGTDGYGDYAFLGRTGRVTYYNALYVQALQNAAQLARLLGQKADATRWSTRADNVAQAVNSLLWDANAGAYLDSGTGAVRHAQDGNSLAVVTGIADAARATSTLAHLDATTRRPYGNAFMDNDTLFDQASQRVYAFTSYPEIEARFLSGQAGSALDQIRRMYGWMDKNDPGITHWEGIGPNGSLYEDAYTSMAHGWSTGVLPALTHNLLGARPTSPGYATWEVRPQPGDVDWATGQLPSPHGPLGVEWENSARVFRLTVHVPRHTQGSVVFPGDARGLRVSVGRRTLWDGRRASSRDVTVIDGTAVTVEGLGAGDHSFVSEVRGN; encoded by the coding sequence ATGGCGTCGAACAGCACACCGGACAAAGGCATTTCCCGTCGCGTAGCTCTGGCCGCAGCCGGCACCGTCGGACTCACCGCGGCGTCCCTCTCCACCGGACTCCCCACGGCTGAAGCACTTCCCGCCGAGGGGGCCTCCGGTTCGCTCACCTCCAACCCGCCCCGCCGCTCCGGTGGTTGGCACCGCTACGTCCAGGGCCCGTCCTCGCGTACGGTCCGCCCGGTGCGGATCACCACGTCGACCGGAGACGTGAAGAACCCGGACGCGCTGCTCAAGCCCGGCGGAGCCAGATCCGTCCTGCGTCGCCCGCAGCCCGCGGCGGCGCCGACCTGGCCCGCCGGCACCACGGCCGAGGCGTCCTCGGCCCACGCGGGCAACAACGGCAACGACGGCCAGCCGCGCACCTACGACGCCACCAACGCGGTCGACGGGAACCCGGACACCTTCTGGAACGACGACACCCTCGGCGTCTTCCCCGACGTCCTCACCATCACCGCGCCGCAGGTCACGACCTTGCAGGGGATCACGGTGATCTCCAACAGCGACGGCGTGCCGACCGACTACACCGTCGACGTGTGGACCGACGGCGACTGGCACACCGCCGCCACGGTCACCGGCAACGACGCGGTGCAGAAGGCCGTTCCGTTCACGGCGAAGGTCAGCACCGACCGCGTCCGCATCACGGTGACCCACGCGCAGGACACCTCGCACGGCGACTTCACCCGGATCAACGAGGTCTGGCCCGCACCGGTCGAGCCCGTCCCGATACCGACCGTCACCGTGGACTTCGGCAAGGTCGTCGTCGGATACCCGCAGATCAGGTTCACGTCGGCGTCCACCAACTCGCCCGGTGTACGGGTCGCGTTCTCCGAGACCCGCCAATTCCTCACCGACCGCTCGGACTTCACCCGCGCCGACCAGGCGGGCGGCGCCGGAGGGGGTACCGACCAGTTCGCCGTCCCCGCGAAGGGCGCCAACTGGGTTGACCACAAAGGCTTCCAGGCCGGAGACAAGGTCTTCGCGGACGGCCTGCACGGATTCCGCTACCTCAAGATCAGCCTCGACGCACTCGCCTCGGACAGCCCCGCCGCGCAGCCCTGGGGGACTGTCGAAATCGACTCCGTGGCGCTTCAGTTCACCGCGTACGTGGGCACACCGAGCACCTACCGCGGCTGGTTCCTGTGCTCCGACGACGAGTTGAATCGTTACTGGTACGGCGCCGCCTACACCAACGAACTCGTCACCGACACCTTCCGCCAGGACGACGTCGACCCCCGCAACGCGTGGAGCGCCACGCTGGAAGGCAAGTTGGTCCTCCAGGACGGAGCCAAGCGCGACCGCGACCCGTACGTCGGCGACCTCGCCGTCTCCGCGCGCACCCTCTACCTCACCCACGACGACGCGGCCGCCGCGGCCCGCAACGTCCTGGCCGACCTCGCCGACCACCAGCGCGCCGACGGCTGGATCCCGCCCGCCTCCATCGGCAACTACACCCTCCCGCTCTTCGACTATCCGCTGTACTGGGTCACGTGCAGCTGGGACTACGTCCTCTACACCGGCGACCGCCAGTACGCGACGCGCTACTACCCGACCCTGCTGAAGGTCCTGGACACCTGGTACCCGAGCGTCACGGACGGCGCCGGCCTGCTGAGCAAGGGCCTCAACGGCACCGACGGATACGGCGACTACGCCTTCCTCGGCCGCACCGGCCGCGTCACCTACTACAACGCGCTCTACGTCCAAGCCCTCCAGAACGCCGCCCAGTTGGCCCGCCTGCTGGGCCAGAAGGCCGACGCCACACGCTGGAGCACACGGGCCGACAACGTTGCCCAGGCCGTCAACTCCCTGCTGTGGGACGCTAATGCGGGCGCCTACCTGGACTCGGGGACGGGCGCGGTACGGCACGCCCAGGACGGCAACTCCCTCGCCGTCGTCACCGGCATCGCCGACGCGGCCCGCGCCACCTCGACACTCGCACATCTCGACGCGACGACGCGACGGCCGTACGGGAACGCCTTCATGGACAACGACACGCTCTTCGACCAGGCGTCGCAGCGGGTCTACGCCTTCACCTCGTACCCGGAGATCGAGGCCCGCTTCCTCAGCGGTCAGGCCGGGTCCGCGCTCGACCAGATCCGCCGTATGTACGGCTGGATGGACAAGAACGACCCCGGCATCACCCACTGGGAGGGCATCGGCCCCAACGGTTCGCTGTACGAGGACGCCTACACCAGCATGGCCCACGGCTGGTCCACCGGTGTCCTGCCGGCGCTGACCCACAACCTGCTGGGCGCCCGGCCGACTTCACCCGGGTACGCCACCTGGGAGGTACGTCCGCAGCCCGGTGACGTCGACTGGGCGACGGGTCAACTCCCCTCCCCGCACGGCCCGTTGGGCGTGGAGTGGGAGAACAGCGCCCGCGTCTTCCGGCTCACCGTTCACGTGCCCCGGCACACCCAAGGCTCGGTCGTCTTCCCCGGTGACGCGCGCGGTCTGCGCGTGAGTGTCGGTCGGCGGACGCTGTGGGACGGGCGGCGGGCGTCGAGCCGCGATGTGACCGTGATCGACGGGACGGCGGTCACGGTCGAGGGCCTCGGTGCGGGAGACCACAGCTTCGTGAGCGAAGTGCGCGGCAACTGA
- a CDS encoding MFS transporter, with the protein MLKTVREQAAGLTRDQRNAFVAAYLGWAMDAFDYFLVVLVYSEIADDFHVSLTDMAFLTTATLVMRPVGALIFGLWADRKGRRTPLMVDVAFYSVIGFACAFAPNYTVLLVLRLLYGIGMGGEWGLGAALAMEKIPAERRGFWSGLLQSGYSLGYLLAAVAFFVIEPAFGWRGLFAFSLVPALVSLWVRARVEESEVWEKSVKLNRTPAYQVFKNPAVLRRFVYLVALMTAFNWMSHGTQDIYPTFVKKGLGLSPDTAIAIAVVYNIGAIIGGMVLGAYSERLGRRRTIMIAAAAGLVVVPFFVLSSTVGWLMLSSFLMQLCVQGAWGVIPAHLTEMSPDTIRGFYPGVTYQLGNLIAALNLPIQEALAERHGYPAAMAWTVTPALVLVIVLSAVGKEAKGIRFGGTGTQAPSTPAADPV; encoded by the coding sequence ATGCTGAAGACCGTCCGGGAACAGGCAGCGGGACTCACCAGGGATCAGCGCAACGCCTTCGTCGCCGCCTACTTGGGCTGGGCGATGGACGCCTTCGACTACTTCCTCGTCGTGCTCGTCTACAGCGAGATCGCCGACGACTTCCACGTCTCCCTCACCGACATGGCCTTCCTCACCACGGCCACCCTGGTGATGCGACCGGTCGGCGCTCTCATCTTCGGCCTGTGGGCCGACCGCAAAGGCCGCCGGACCCCGCTCATGGTCGACGTGGCCTTCTACTCGGTCATCGGATTCGCCTGCGCCTTCGCACCCAACTACACCGTGCTGCTCGTACTGCGCCTGCTGTACGGCATCGGCATGGGCGGCGAGTGGGGCCTGGGCGCGGCGCTCGCCATGGAGAAGATCCCGGCCGAGCGACGCGGATTCTGGTCGGGCCTGCTACAGAGCGGCTACTCGCTCGGCTATCTGCTCGCCGCGGTGGCGTTCTTCGTCATCGAACCCGCCTTCGGCTGGCGGGGGTTGTTCGCCTTCAGCCTGGTGCCCGCCCTCGTCTCGCTGTGGGTTCGCGCCCGGGTGGAGGAGAGCGAGGTCTGGGAGAAGAGCGTCAAACTCAACCGCACCCCCGCCTACCAGGTGTTCAAGAACCCCGCGGTGCTACGGCGGTTCGTGTACCTGGTCGCGCTGATGACCGCGTTCAACTGGATGTCGCACGGCACCCAGGACATCTACCCGACCTTCGTGAAGAAGGGCCTGGGCCTGTCCCCGGACACCGCGATCGCCATCGCCGTGGTCTACAACATCGGCGCCATCATCGGCGGCATGGTCCTCGGGGCGTACTCCGAGCGGCTGGGGCGCCGGCGCACGATCATGATCGCGGCGGCCGCGGGCCTGGTCGTGGTGCCCTTCTTCGTCCTGTCCAGCACGGTGGGCTGGCTGATGCTGTCCTCCTTCCTGATGCAACTGTGCGTACAGGGAGCCTGGGGCGTCATCCCCGCGCACCTCACCGAGATGAGCCCGGACACGATCCGGGGTTTCTATCCCGGAGTCACCTACCAACTCGGCAACCTGATCGCCGCCCTCAACCTGCCGATCCAGGAGGCCCTCGCCGAACGGCACGGCTATCCGGCGGCGATGGCGTGGACCGTAACTCCCGCCCTGGTCCTGGTGATTGTGCTGAGCGCCGTCGGCAAGGAGGCCAAGGGGATCCGGTTCGGCGGTACGGGGACGCAGGCCCCGAGTACTCCGGCGGCGGACCCGGTGTAG